From Nicotiana tabacum cultivar K326 chromosome 22, ASM71507v2, whole genome shotgun sequence, one genomic window encodes:
- the LOC107801250 gene encoding putative respiratory burst oxidase homolog protein H isoform X2: MVPIDNGDLSRDNSVKWILENAEIDSDVPANQEPVKQKSFKKNFSISRRRNGVVPRMGRMQSGAARGLNSLRFLDRTTTGKEGDAWRSVEKRFNQNAVNGRLFREKFGTCIGMGESKEFAGELFDTLARRRKVNTENGINIDEVRGFWEDISTQSLDARLSIFFDMCDKNGDGKLSEEEVKEVLVMSASANKLSKFKQHAPTYAALIMEELDPDHMGYIEMWQLEALLRGMVGSEEGEKTLKRSQTLAKTMIPKEYRTPVSKFLCKTSEKIQENWKRIWLLTLWLCINLILFIWKFQQFKRKTAFQIMGYCVCIAKGAGETLKFNMALILLPVCRRTLTKLRETFLGSIIPFDDNINFHKIIAWGIAIATFIHTLFHTSCNFVKLTSCPQSKFMTLLGSNFDYHQPTYLNLVASIPGITGILMTVFMLFSFTLATHSFRRNVIKLPWPFHHLAGFNAFWYAHHLLFLVYILLILHGYFIYLTKEWYKKTTWMYLAVPVLAYATERTLIVYEHSYHVNIIKAVTYTGNVLALYMSKPPGFKYKSGMYLFVKCPDISTFEWHPFSITSAPDDNYLSVHIRTLGDWTTELKNRFEKACEPQSARSRKGSLVRMETKAYSNVEQSQSEFPKISIKGPYGAPAQNYKKYDILLLIGLGIGATPFISILKDLLNNESESNQQVGESSSNKRGPNRAYFYWVTREQGSFDWFKGVMDDIAEYDHNELIEMHNYLTSVYEEGDARSALIAMVQSLQHAKNGVDVVSDSRIRTHFARPNWKKVFSRLAAAHPSSRIGVFYCGSPTLTKPLRRLCQEFSLNSSTRFNFHKENF, encoded by the exons ATGGTGCCCATTGATAATGGGGACTTATCTAGAGACAATTCAGTGAAATGGATTCTTGAAAATGCTGAAATAGATAGTGATGTTCCGGCTAATCAAGAACCTGTAAAACAAAAATCTTTCAAGAAAAATTTTAGCATttcaagaagaagaaatggagtTGTCCCAAGAATGGGGAGGATGCAATCAGGGGCTGCTAGAGGCCTCAACAGCTTGCGGTTTCTTGACAGAACAACCACAG GGAAGGAAGGAGATGCTTGGAGAAGTGTAGAGAAACGCTTCAATCAAAATGCAGTTAATGGGAGGCTATTCAGAGAGAAATTTGGGACCTGTATTG GAATGGGAGAAAGCAAGGAATTTGCTGGAGAATTATTTGACACATTGGCAAGGCGTAGGAAGGTCAACACAGAAAATGGTATAAATATAGATGAAGTGAGAGGATTTTGGGAAGACATATCAACTCAATCTCTTGATGCAAGGCTTTCTATTTTCTTTGACAT GTGTGACAAGAATGGTGATGGGAAACTATCAGAGGAAGAGGTAAAGGAG GTTCTAGTGATGAGTGCCTCAGCAAACAAATTGTCAAAATTCAAGCAACATGCACCTACATATGCAGCCCTAATTATGGAAGAGCTTGACCCTGATCATATGGGATATATTGAG ATGTGgcaacttgaagctctactaaGAGGGATGGTGGGATCAGAAGAAGGGGAAAAAACTCTGAAGAGATCACAAACACTAGCAAAAACCATGATACCAAAAGAATACAGAACTCCAGTCAGCAAATTCTTATGCAAAACATCAGAGAAAATacaagaaaactggaaaagaatatGGCTCCTAACATTATGGTTGTGCATAAACTTGATACTCTTCATATGGAAGTTCCAACAATTTAAAAGGAAAACTGCTTTTCAGATCATGGGTTATTGTGTTTGCATTGCTAAAGGTGCAGGGGAGACACTTAAGTTCAATATGGCTCTCATTCTCCTTCCTGTTTGCAGAAGAACTCTTACTAAGCTCAGAGAAACTTTCCTTGGTTCAATAATTCCCTTTGATGATAACATCAATTTCCACAAGATAATTGCCTGGGGAATTGCTATAGCGACGTTTATTCACACGCTCTTTCACACGAGCTGCAATTTTGTGAAACTAACATCATGTCCGCAAAGTAAATTTATGACACTTCTTGGAAGCAACTTTGACTACCACCAACCGACTTACTTGAATCTCGTGGCATCTATCCCTGGAATAACAGGGATTCTGATGACAGTTTTCATGCTTTTCTCATTTACATTGGCAACACATTCATTCAGAAGGAATGTCATCAAATTGCCTTGGCCGTTCCATCATTTAGCAGGATTTAACGCGTTTTGGTATGCACATCATTTGCTTTTCCTTGTCTACATCCTCTTGATCCTCCATGGCTACTTCATATACCTTACCAAAGAATGGTACAAAAAGACG ACATGGATGTATCTTGCAGTTCCAGTACTTGCGTATGCTACGGAAAGAACTCTCATTGTCTATGAGCACAGCTACCATGTCAATATCATAAAG GCTGTCACATATACAGGGAATGTACTAGCATTATATATGAGTAAACCTCCTGGATTCAAGTATAAGAGTGGAATGTACCTTTTTGTTAAATGTCCAGATATATCAACCTTTGAATG GCATCCATTCTCAATCACTTCTGCACCAGACGACAACTATTTAAGCGTCCATATACGTACATTGGGAGACTGGACTACAGAGCTCAAAAACAGATTTGAAAAG GCGTGTGAGCCTCAATCTGCACGATCAAGGAAAGGAAGTCTTGTTAGAATGGAAACTAAAGCATATTCAAATGTTGAACAGTCTCAATCCGA ATTTCCTAAAATAAGTATCAAAGGACCTTATGGTGCACCAGCTCAGAACTACAAGAAATACGATATCCTTCTACTTATTGGCTTGGGAATTGGAGCAACACCATTTATCAGCATTTTAAAGGACCTTCTAAACAATGAATCTGAATCT AATCAGCAAGTTGGTGAATCGTCCAGTAATAAGAGAGGTCCTAACAGAGCATATTTCTACTGGGTGACAAGAGAACAAGGATCATTTGACTGGTTCAAGGGTGTAATGGATGACATTGCTGAATATGACCATAAT GAATTGATAGAAATGCACAACTACTTGACAAGTGTATATGAAGAAGGAGATGCTCGATCTGCACTTATTGCAATGGTGCAATCACTACAACATGCTAAAAATGGAGTTGATGTTGTTTCCGACAGTCGG ATAAGAACACATTTTGCAAGACCAAATTGGAAAAAGGTATTCTCTCGCTTGGCAGCAGCCCATCCATCCTCTAGAATTG GTGTGTTTTATTGCGGAAGTCCCACACTAACAAAACCACTTAGAAGGCTGTGTCAAGAATTTAGTTTAAATTCATCCACTCGCTTCAATTTCCACAAAGAAAATTTCTAG
- the LOC107801250 gene encoding putative respiratory burst oxidase homolog protein H isoform X1, giving the protein MVPIDNGDLSRDNSVKWILENAEIDSDVPANQEPVKQKSFKKNFSISRRRNGVVPRMGRMQSGAARGLNSLRFLDRTTTGKEGDAWRSVEKRFNQNAVNGRLFREKFGTCIGMGESKEFAGELFDTLARRRKVNTENGINIDEVRGFWEDISTQSLDARLSIFFDMCDKNGDGKLSEEEVKEVLVMSASANKLSKFKQHAPTYAALIMEELDPDHMGYIEMWQLEALLRGMVGSEEGEKTLKRSQTLAKTMIPKEYRTPVSKFLCKTSEKIQENWKRIWLLTLWLCINLILFIWKFQQFKRKTAFQIMGYCVCIAKGAGETLKFNMALILLPVCRRTLTKLRETFLGSIIPFDDNINFHKIIAWGIAIATFIHTLFHTSCNFVKLTSCPQSKFMTLLGSNFDYHQPTYLNLVASIPGITGILMTVFMLFSFTLATHSFRRNVIKLPWPFHHLAGFNAFWYAHHLLFLVYILLILHGYFIYLTKEWYKKTTWMYLAVPVLAYATERTLIVYEHSYHVNIIKAVTYTGNVLALYMSKPPGFKYKSGMYLFVKCPDISTFEWHPFSITSAPDDNYLSVHIRTLGDWTTELKNRFEKACEPQSARSRKGSLVRMETKAYSNVEQSQSDRFPKISIKGPYGAPAQNYKKYDILLLIGLGIGATPFISILKDLLNNESESNQQVGESSSNKRGPNRAYFYWVTREQGSFDWFKGVMDDIAEYDHNELIEMHNYLTSVYEEGDARSALIAMVQSLQHAKNGVDVVSDSRIRTHFARPNWKKVFSRLAAAHPSSRIGVFYCGSPTLTKPLRRLCQEFSLNSSTRFNFHKENF; this is encoded by the exons ATGGTGCCCATTGATAATGGGGACTTATCTAGAGACAATTCAGTGAAATGGATTCTTGAAAATGCTGAAATAGATAGTGATGTTCCGGCTAATCAAGAACCTGTAAAACAAAAATCTTTCAAGAAAAATTTTAGCATttcaagaagaagaaatggagtTGTCCCAAGAATGGGGAGGATGCAATCAGGGGCTGCTAGAGGCCTCAACAGCTTGCGGTTTCTTGACAGAACAACCACAG GGAAGGAAGGAGATGCTTGGAGAAGTGTAGAGAAACGCTTCAATCAAAATGCAGTTAATGGGAGGCTATTCAGAGAGAAATTTGGGACCTGTATTG GAATGGGAGAAAGCAAGGAATTTGCTGGAGAATTATTTGACACATTGGCAAGGCGTAGGAAGGTCAACACAGAAAATGGTATAAATATAGATGAAGTGAGAGGATTTTGGGAAGACATATCAACTCAATCTCTTGATGCAAGGCTTTCTATTTTCTTTGACAT GTGTGACAAGAATGGTGATGGGAAACTATCAGAGGAAGAGGTAAAGGAG GTTCTAGTGATGAGTGCCTCAGCAAACAAATTGTCAAAATTCAAGCAACATGCACCTACATATGCAGCCCTAATTATGGAAGAGCTTGACCCTGATCATATGGGATATATTGAG ATGTGgcaacttgaagctctactaaGAGGGATGGTGGGATCAGAAGAAGGGGAAAAAACTCTGAAGAGATCACAAACACTAGCAAAAACCATGATACCAAAAGAATACAGAACTCCAGTCAGCAAATTCTTATGCAAAACATCAGAGAAAATacaagaaaactggaaaagaatatGGCTCCTAACATTATGGTTGTGCATAAACTTGATACTCTTCATATGGAAGTTCCAACAATTTAAAAGGAAAACTGCTTTTCAGATCATGGGTTATTGTGTTTGCATTGCTAAAGGTGCAGGGGAGACACTTAAGTTCAATATGGCTCTCATTCTCCTTCCTGTTTGCAGAAGAACTCTTACTAAGCTCAGAGAAACTTTCCTTGGTTCAATAATTCCCTTTGATGATAACATCAATTTCCACAAGATAATTGCCTGGGGAATTGCTATAGCGACGTTTATTCACACGCTCTTTCACACGAGCTGCAATTTTGTGAAACTAACATCATGTCCGCAAAGTAAATTTATGACACTTCTTGGAAGCAACTTTGACTACCACCAACCGACTTACTTGAATCTCGTGGCATCTATCCCTGGAATAACAGGGATTCTGATGACAGTTTTCATGCTTTTCTCATTTACATTGGCAACACATTCATTCAGAAGGAATGTCATCAAATTGCCTTGGCCGTTCCATCATTTAGCAGGATTTAACGCGTTTTGGTATGCACATCATTTGCTTTTCCTTGTCTACATCCTCTTGATCCTCCATGGCTACTTCATATACCTTACCAAAGAATGGTACAAAAAGACG ACATGGATGTATCTTGCAGTTCCAGTACTTGCGTATGCTACGGAAAGAACTCTCATTGTCTATGAGCACAGCTACCATGTCAATATCATAAAG GCTGTCACATATACAGGGAATGTACTAGCATTATATATGAGTAAACCTCCTGGATTCAAGTATAAGAGTGGAATGTACCTTTTTGTTAAATGTCCAGATATATCAACCTTTGAATG GCATCCATTCTCAATCACTTCTGCACCAGACGACAACTATTTAAGCGTCCATATACGTACATTGGGAGACTGGACTACAGAGCTCAAAAACAGATTTGAAAAG GCGTGTGAGCCTCAATCTGCACGATCAAGGAAAGGAAGTCTTGTTAGAATGGAAACTAAAGCATATTCAAATGTTGAACAGTCTCAATCCGA CAGATTTCCTAAAATAAGTATCAAAGGACCTTATGGTGCACCAGCTCAGAACTACAAGAAATACGATATCCTTCTACTTATTGGCTTGGGAATTGGAGCAACACCATTTATCAGCATTTTAAAGGACCTTCTAAACAATGAATCTGAATCT AATCAGCAAGTTGGTGAATCGTCCAGTAATAAGAGAGGTCCTAACAGAGCATATTTCTACTGGGTGACAAGAGAACAAGGATCATTTGACTGGTTCAAGGGTGTAATGGATGACATTGCTGAATATGACCATAAT GAATTGATAGAAATGCACAACTACTTGACAAGTGTATATGAAGAAGGAGATGCTCGATCTGCACTTATTGCAATGGTGCAATCACTACAACATGCTAAAAATGGAGTTGATGTTGTTTCCGACAGTCGG ATAAGAACACATTTTGCAAGACCAAATTGGAAAAAGGTATTCTCTCGCTTGGCAGCAGCCCATCCATCCTCTAGAATTG GTGTGTTTTATTGCGGAAGTCCCACACTAACAAAACCACTTAGAAGGCTGTGTCAAGAATTTAGTTTAAATTCATCCACTCGCTTCAATTTCCACAAAGAAAATTTCTAG
- the LOC107801253 gene encoding kinesin-like protein KIN-5D: MESSQSQQQQRRGGGGYVTRSPSQTPRSSDKAARDLRSVEGNMSGKHHDKDKGVNVQVIVRCRPLSEDEMRLNTPAVISCNEGRREISAMQNIANKQIDKTFVFDKVFGPMSKQKDLYDSAICPIVFEVLEGYNCTVFAYGQTGTGKTYTMEGGGRKKNGEFPSDAGVIPRAIKQIFDILEAQSAEYSVKVTFLELYNEEITDLLAPEECTKFTDDKSKKPLALMEDGKGGVFVRGLEEEIVCSANEIYNVLEKGSAKRRTAETLLNKQSSRSHSIFSITIHIKEYTPEGEEMIKCGKLNLVDLAGSENISRSGAREGRAREAGEINKSLLTLGRVINSLVEHSGHVPYRESKITRLLRDSLGGKTKTCIIATISPSIHSMEETLSTLDYAHRAKNIKNKPEINQKMMKSALMKDLYSEIERLKQEVYAAREKNGIYIPRDRYLQEEAEKKAMSEKIEKMELDLETKDKQLMELQELYNSQQLLTTELSDKLDKTERKLQETQHTLADLEGKHRLAITTIKEKEFLITNLLKSEKLLVEQAFELRAELEHAASNVSSLFAKIERKDKIEYENKVLIQKFQSQLTQQLEVLHKSVSSSATQQEQQLKHMEEDMQSFVSSKIEAMEELRGRLDNLKIMFGSGIEALDGLAGELDGNAQSTFDRLNSEFSKHSSALRELFEEIGFEANTLVNDLQKSLHSQEEKLIAFAAQQREAHCRTITTSRSFSEVTGNFFKTLDMHVSQLGDIVEDAQTVSDQKFSELEKKFEECAANEEKQILQKVAELLEGSNARKKKLVQTAINDLRESGYNRTSRLKQEMSTMQDSTTSVKAEWTNYMDKAECHYLEDTASVGNGKKEMEEVLQTCLQKAKLGAEQWTNAQRALISLEERNVAFMDKIVSEGLNANDALRAQFSSGVSSTLEDTDVANKNLLSSIDHSLQLDRDACGNLDSMIVPCCGELRELKSGHYHKVVEITDHAGQCLSQEYMVDEPSCSTPKKRAFSIPSVVSIEELKTPPFEELLKSFWDGKSLKQANGDVKHIAEDAHSLRDSRLPLTTIN; the protein is encoded by the exons ATGGAGTCATCGCAATCTCAGCAGCAACAGAGAAGAGGAGGAGGTGGCTATGTCACGCGGTCACCGTCGCAGACACCGCGGTCGAGCGATAAGGCGGCTAGAGATCTGCGATCGGTGGAAGGAAATATGAGTGGAAAGCATCATGACAAAGATAAAGGCGTCAATGTGCAGGTTATTGTGCGTTGCAG GCCGTTGAGTGAGGATGAGATGAGATTGAATACACCAGCGGTGATTTCCTGCAATGAGGGAAGAAGAGAAATTTCTGCTATGCAGAACATTGCTAATAAGCAGATTGACAAAACATTTGTCTTTGATAAG GTCTTTGGTCCTATGTCCAAACAGAAGGACTTGTATGATTCTGCAATCTGTCCTATTGTCTTTGAAGTTCTAGAGGGCTATAACTGCACAGTTTTCGCTTATGGGCAGACAGGAACAGGGAAAACTTATACAATGGAGGGAGGGGGAAGAAAGAAG AATGGGGAATTTCCAAGTGATGCAGGTGTCATCCCACGAGCTATAAAGCAAATCTTTGACATATTGGAAGCTCAAAGTGCTGAATATAGCGTGAAAGTAACATTCTTGGAGCTGTATAACGAGGAGATAACTGATCTTTTAGCTCCAGAGGAATGTACTAAGTTTACAGATGACAAATCCAAGAAACCATTAGCTCTGATGGAAGATGGTAAGGGTGGAGTTTTTGTTAGAGGCCTGGAAGAGGAGATAGTATGCTCTGCAAATGAAATCTATAATGTCTTGGAGAAAGGTTCTGCTAAAAGGCGTACAGCTGAAACTCTTCTTAACAAACAGAGCAGTCGTTCTCATTCAATATTCTCTATCACAATTCACATCAAGGAATATACTCCAGAAGGGGAAGAGATGATCAAATGTGGCAAACTGAATCTTGTAGACCTTGCGGGTTCTGAAAACATTTCACGTTCTGGTGCAAGAGAG GGCAGAGCGAGGGAAGCTGGGGAAATCAACAAGAGTTTGCTTACACTTGGTCGTGTTATAAATTCTTTAGTTGAGCACTCTGGTCATGTCCCATATAG ggagagcaaaataacaagattGTTGAGGGATTCATTGGGAGGGAAAACAAAGACATGCATAATTGCGACAATATCACCCTCCATTCACTCTATGGAAGAGACTCTGAGCACTTTAGATTATGCCCATCGTGCCAAAAACATAAAGAATAAGCCAGAG ATTAAccagaagatgatgaaatctgCATTAATGAAGGACTTATATTCTGAGATTGAAAGACTGAAGCAAG AGGTGTATGCTGCAAGAGAGAAGAATGGCATCTACATACCAAGAGATCGATATCTCCAAGAGGAAGCAGAGAAAAAG GCAATGTCTGAAAAGATAGAAAAGATGGAACTTGACTTAGAAACTAAAGACAAG CAACTCATGGAGCTTCAGGAACTGTACAATTCTCAGCAGTTGTTGACCACTGAATTGAGTGACAAACTTGACAAGACAGAG AGAAAGCTTCAGGAAACTCAACATACTTTGGCTGATCTTGAAGGGAAACACAGGCTGGCAAttacaacaataaaagaaaaggaatttctgATAACGAACCTTCTAAAGTCTG AAAAATTACTGGTTGAGCAGGCCTTTGAACTTCGAGCTGAGCTGGAACATGCTGCATCAAATGTCTCAAGCTTGTTTGCAAAGATTG AGCGCAAGGACAAAATAGAATATGAAAACAAAGTTCTCATTCAAAAGTTCCAATCCCAATTAACTCAACAGCTTGAAGTTCTGCATAAGAGTGTCTCTTCCTCAGCCACCCAACAAGAGCAACAACTCAAACACATGGAGGAAGACATGCAATCCTTTGTGTCTAGCAAGATTGAG GCTATGGAGGAGCTTCGAGGGCGCCTAGACAATTTGAAAATCATGTTTGGGTCTGGTATTGAAGCTTTAGATGGTTTGGCTGGGGAACTCGATGGCAATGCTCAGTCAACTTTTGATCGTTTAAACTCTGAATTTTCTAAACATTCATCTGCTCTCCGAGAG CTTTTTGAGGAGATTGGCTTTGAAGCTAATACCTTGGTTAATGATCTTCAAAAAAGTCTTCACAGCCAGGAGGAGAAACTAATTGCATTTGCAGCACAACAACGTGAG GCTCACTGCAGGACAATCACAACGTCAAGGTCATTTTCTGAAGTTACTGGCAACTTCTTTAAGACTTTAGATATGCATGTCTCCCAATTGGGTGATATAGTGGAAGATGCACAGACAGTCAGTGATCAGAAGTTTTCTGAACTTGAAAAGAAGTTTGAG GAATGTGCTGCCAATGAGGAGAAGCAAATCTTGCAGAAAGTGGCAGAACTCCTTGAAGGATCAAATGCTAGGaagaaaaaattg GTTCAAACCGCAATTAATGACCTCCGAGAAAGTGGTTACAACCGAACCAGCAGACTAAAACAAGAGATGTCAACCATGCAAGATTCAACCACTTCAGTCAAAGCCGAATGGACCAATTATATGGACAAGGCTGAATGCCATTATCTTGAGGATACTGCTTCTGTgggaaatgggaagaaagagaTGGAGGAAGTGCTACAGACTTG TTTGCAAAAGGCAAAATTGGGTGCTGAACAGTGGACGAATGCTCAACGCGCTTTGATCAGTCTAGAGGAAAGAAATGTTGCGTTTATGGATAAAATAGTAAG CGAAGGATTGAATGCCAATGACGCATTGCGTGCGCAGTTTTCTTCTGGCGTGTCATCTACTCTTGAAGACACTGATGTTGCCAACAAAAACCTACTCTCTTCCATTGACC ATTCATTACAACTTGACCGTGATGCTTGTGGAAACCTTGATTCCATGATTGTTCCTTGTTGTGGAGAGCTGAGAGAATTGAAGAGTGGGCACTACCACAAGGTTGTTGAAATTACAGATCATGCAGGTCAATGTCTTTCACAAGAGTACATG GTTGACGAACCATCATGCTCTACACCGAAAAAGAGAGCTTTCAGTATACCAAGCGTTGTTTCCATTGAAGAGCTCAAAACTCCTCCTTTCGAGGAGTTGTTGAAATCATTTTGGGATGGAAAATCACTGAAGCAAGCAAATGGAGATGTAAAGCATATTGCAGAGGACGCTCATTCTTTGAGAGATTCAAGACTTCCTCTCACTACTATTAATTAG